The following are encoded in a window of Pongo abelii isolate AG06213 chromosome 14, NHGRI_mPonAbe1-v2.0_pri, whole genome shotgun sequence genomic DNA:
- the LOC134759864 gene encoding ATP synthase subunit epsilon, mitochondrial-like, whose translation MQRKGKSSLKDSDIAGLAIRPDALRFHYSTVACWRQAGLSYIRYSQICAKAVRDAPKTEFKANTEKTSGSSVKIVKVKKE comes from the exons ATGCAGAGGAAGGGAAAATCAAGCCTGAAGGATTCA gacattgccGGCTTGGCGATTCGTCCCGACGCGCTCCGCTTTCACTACAGCACGGTGGCCTGCTGGAGACAGGCTGGACTCAGCTACATCCGATACTCCCAGATCTGTGCAAAAGCAGTGAGAGATGCACCGAAGACAGAATTCAAAGCAAATACTGAGAAGACTTCTGGCAGCAGCGTAAAAATTGTGAAAGTAAAGAAGGAATAA